One part of the Streptomyces sp. AM 2-1-1 genome encodes these proteins:
- a CDS encoding DUF1707 and FHA domain-containing protein codes for MTSSSEFHTYPARVSDAQRDRVLGVLREGAAQGRLSHDTFLRRMELALSAHRSEDLLALTADLHEERAWGRVLLRAVGGVSGFPGRLRMAWRSGKLPQLLLPAPGPHPLLIGRDPGNGLRLNHETVSRNHAELTARGRIWLLRDLGSTNGTCVNGQRVVGLVPVREGDQVSFGHMTFRLTAPPALPPAPPPTL; via the coding sequence GTGACGTCCTCCTCCGAGTTCCACACGTATCCCGCGCGGGTGTCCGACGCCCAGCGCGACCGTGTCCTCGGGGTGCTGCGCGAGGGCGCCGCCCAGGGCCGGCTCTCCCACGACACCTTCCTGCGCCGGATGGAACTCGCCCTCTCCGCCCACCGCTCCGAGGATCTGCTGGCGCTCACCGCCGACCTGCACGAGGAACGCGCCTGGGGCCGTGTCCTGTTGCGCGCGGTGGGCGGGGTCTCCGGCTTCCCGGGACGGCTGCGGATGGCCTGGCGGTCCGGCAAGCTCCCCCAACTCCTGTTGCCCGCACCCGGGCCGCACCCGCTGCTCATCGGCCGCGACCCGGGCAACGGACTGCGGCTCAACCACGAGACCGTCTCCCGCAACCACGCCGAACTCACCGCACGGGGACGGATCTGGCTGCTCCGCGACCTCGGCTCGACCAACGGCACCTGCGTCAACGGGCAACGGGTCGTCGGCCTCGTCCCGGTCCGGGAGGGGGACCAGGTGAGCTTCGGCCACATGACCTTCCGCCTGACCGCGCCCCCCGCTCTGCCACCGGCCCCGCCGCCCACCCTCTGA
- a CDS encoding alpha-L-fucosidase translates to MVARWWTQAGLGILVHWTPASVPGWAPPRTPPEDLPEAGRAAPLAWTPYAEWYENGLRFPGSPVFAHHRATYGDKPYTDFGGEFEDGLASWDPAAWARAFRAAGARYAVLVTKHHDGYCLWPSGVKNPHRTGWHTTRDVVGEFAEAVRAEGLRFGVYYSGGLDWTFDDRPVGTAADMLASVPRGSYPGYADAQLRELVRRYRPDILWNDIAWPAGAPEVRRLIDFYRFTVPHGVVNDRLLPRSPLWRTFALPGAGTLHNRWERRTVARGEGFVPRKPPSYDFRTPEFTRYSGPDPYEITRGIDHSFGYNRNSPPTAFLGRDALTALVRDTAADGGNLLLNVGPRGEDAAIPEEQLLRLRWLSEVARDAAPAGTGAPAGPAAPVPPAGPEDPAAG, encoded by the coding sequence ATGGTTGCTCGATGGTGGACCCAGGCCGGCCTGGGAATCCTCGTTCACTGGACGCCCGCGTCGGTACCGGGATGGGCGCCGCCCCGCACCCCGCCGGAGGATCTCCCCGAGGCCGGCCGGGCAGCCCCGCTCGCCTGGACCCCGTACGCCGAGTGGTACGAGAACGGGCTCCGTTTCCCCGGCAGCCCGGTCTTCGCCCACCACCGGGCCACCTACGGCGACAAGCCCTACACCGACTTCGGCGGGGAGTTCGAGGACGGGCTGGCGAGCTGGGACCCGGCCGCCTGGGCGCGCGCCTTCCGCGCCGCCGGGGCCCGCTACGCCGTCCTCGTCACCAAGCACCACGACGGTTACTGCCTGTGGCCCTCCGGGGTGAAGAACCCGCACCGGACCGGCTGGCACACCACCCGTGACGTGGTCGGGGAGTTCGCCGAAGCGGTCAGGGCCGAAGGTCTGCGCTTCGGGGTGTACTACTCCGGCGGACTCGACTGGACCTTCGACGACCGCCCGGTCGGCACCGCCGCCGACATGCTCGCCTCCGTGCCGCGCGGCTCCTACCCCGGCTACGCCGACGCCCAACTGCGCGAGCTGGTACGCCGCTACCGCCCGGACATCCTCTGGAACGACATCGCCTGGCCGGCCGGCGCACCCGAGGTCCGCCGGCTGATCGACTTCTACCGCTTCACCGTCCCGCACGGCGTGGTCAACGACCGGCTGCTGCCGCGCTCACCGCTCTGGCGCACCTTCGCCCTCCCCGGCGCCGGGACCCTCCACAACCGCTGGGAACGGCGCACGGTCGCCCGGGGCGAGGGCTTCGTCCCGCGCAAGCCCCCCTCCTACGACTTCCGCACCCCGGAGTTCACCCGCTACTCCGGCCCCGACCCGTACGAGATCACGCGCGGCATCGACCACAGCTTCGGCTACAACCGCAACTCCCCGCCCACCGCCTTCCTCGGCCGCGACGCCCTCACGGCACTGGTCCGCGACACCGCCGCGGACGGCGGCAACCTGCTGCTCAACGTCGGTCCGCGCGGCGAGGACGCGGCGATCCCGGAGGAACAGCTGCTGCGGCTGCGCTGGCTCTCGGAGGTGGCACGGGACGCGGCGCCGGCCGGTACGGGCGCGCCCGCCGGGCCGGCCGCGCCCGTACCGCCCGCCGGTCCGGAGGATCCGGCCGCCGGGTGA
- a CDS encoding GH1 family beta-glucosidase gives MTVPKFPPGFLWGASASAFQTEGAVEADGKGLSGWDAFAAVPGRIKDGTDTTRGTGFHEHWREDVGLLAGLGADAFRFSISWPRVVPGGSGAVNPAGLDFYDRLVDELCARGVTPAPTLYHWDTPLPLDEEGGWLNRDTAYRFAEYAGIVAERLADRVPMWITLNEPAEVTLLGYALGEHAPGRTLLFDALPAAHHQLLAHGLAVRALRAAGAANIGIAVSHTPVWTAGDSDEDRDAARLYDTLTNWLFADPLLAGRYPDEGFAALMPGPVADDLKTISTPLDWYGVNYYNPTLVGAPRRPDTLASFAGFEIPAELPFGIREIEGYEKTDFGWPVVPDGLRETLVQLRDRYGDRLPPLYITENGCAVDDAVSDTRRISFLEGHLGALHAAIGEGVDVRGYFTWSLTDNVEWTEGASKRFGLVHIDYETLRRTPKESYAWYREVIRAQRAPDAPEAGRPAIKIIGQPPTGEPEPAAVRPA, from the coding sequence ATGACCGTGCCGAAGTTCCCACCCGGCTTCCTCTGGGGAGCCTCCGCCTCCGCGTTCCAGACCGAGGGAGCCGTCGAGGCCGACGGAAAGGGCCTCTCGGGCTGGGACGCCTTCGCCGCCGTCCCCGGTCGCATCAAGGACGGGACGGACACCACCCGGGGAACCGGTTTCCACGAACACTGGCGCGAGGACGTCGGGCTGCTCGCCGGGCTCGGCGCCGACGCCTTCCGCTTCTCCATCAGCTGGCCCCGCGTGGTCCCCGGCGGCAGCGGCGCGGTCAACCCGGCCGGGCTCGACTTCTACGACCGGCTCGTCGACGAGCTCTGCGCCCGGGGCGTCACCCCCGCCCCCACGCTCTACCACTGGGACACCCCGCTGCCGCTGGACGAGGAGGGCGGCTGGCTCAACCGCGACACCGCCTACCGCTTCGCCGAGTACGCGGGCATCGTCGCCGAACGGCTCGCCGACCGCGTCCCCATGTGGATCACCCTCAACGAGCCCGCGGAGGTGACCCTGCTGGGCTACGCCCTCGGCGAGCACGCGCCCGGCCGCACCCTGCTCTTCGACGCCCTGCCCGCCGCCCACCACCAGCTCCTCGCCCACGGACTGGCCGTGCGGGCGCTGCGCGCCGCCGGGGCCGCCAACATCGGCATCGCCGTCTCGCACACCCCCGTCTGGACGGCCGGCGACTCGGACGAGGACCGGGACGCCGCCCGCCTCTACGACACCCTCACCAACTGGCTCTTCGCCGACCCGCTGCTCGCCGGCCGCTACCCCGACGAAGGGTTCGCCGCGCTGATGCCGGGCCCGGTCGCCGACGACCTGAAGACCATCTCCACCCCACTCGACTGGTACGGCGTCAACTACTACAACCCCACTCTCGTCGGCGCGCCCCGCCGGCCCGACACGCTCGCATCCTTCGCCGGATTCGAGATCCCCGCCGAACTCCCCTTCGGAATCCGGGAGATCGAGGGGTACGAGAAGACGGACTTCGGCTGGCCGGTGGTCCCGGACGGACTGCGCGAGACCCTCGTCCAGCTCCGCGACCGCTACGGCGACCGGCTGCCACCGCTCTACATCACCGAGAACGGCTGCGCGGTGGACGATGCCGTCAGTGACACCCGACGCATCTCCTTCCTGGAGGGCCACCTGGGCGCGCTGCACGCCGCGATCGGTGAAGGCGTGGACGTACGCGGCTACTTCACCTGGTCCCTGACGGACAACGTGGAGTGGACCGAGGGCGCCAGCAAGCGCTTCGGGCTCGTGCACATCGACTACGAGACCCTGCGCCGGACCCCCAAGGAGTCCTACGCGTGGTACCGCGAGGTCATCCGGGCCCAACGCGCACCGGACGCGCCGGAGGCCGGCCGGCCGGCGATCAAGATCATCGGACAGCCGCCCACCGGGGAGCCGGAACCGGCCGCCGTCCGCCCCGCCTGA
- the treZ gene encoding malto-oligosyltrehalose trehalohydrolase has product MRFEVWAPGAESVGLQLSGTRLPMGRDGSRAGWWTAEADAAGGDRYGFSVDGGPPLPDPRTRRQPDGPDGLSAVVDQDAYVWRSEWRGLGLPGGVLYELHVGTYTGEGTFDAAAGRLGHLAELGVTHVSLMPVCPFPGTHGWGYEGVSLWAVHEPYGGPEGLKRFVDTAHGLGLAVLLDVVHNHLGPSGNYLPVFGPYFTETHHTPWGAAVNLDAPGSDEVRAYLLGSALAWLRDYRLDGLRLDAVHALADTRALTYLEELAAGVDALAAEVGRPLTLIAESDLCDPRTTTPRASGGLGLHAQWNDDFHHALHTALTGEAQGYYADFAVAPLAALAKTVTRAFFHDGTYSTFRGRTHGRRVDVHRTPAHRFVGYAQTHDQIGNRALGDRLAASLSPGLLACAAVLVLTGPFTPMLFMGEEWGARTPWQFFTDHTDPELAEAVRNGRRREFGAHGWAEEDIPDPQDPATRDRSCLDWTEPERAPHDRLRAWYRELIALRRAVPDLYDPDLASVKVAFDEEARWLALRRGDVRIAVNLAGRPVAVPWGGGHHRGGPGRVLAAWEPVEPPGPDGLLRLPAESCVVLGTT; this is encoded by the coding sequence ATGCGGTTCGAGGTGTGGGCCCCCGGGGCGGAGTCGGTCGGACTCCAGTTGTCCGGTACACGGCTGCCGATGGGGCGCGACGGGTCCCGTGCGGGCTGGTGGACGGCCGAGGCGGACGCGGCCGGGGGTGACCGGTACGGCTTCTCGGTGGACGGGGGTCCGCCCCTCCCCGATCCGCGCACGCGCCGCCAGCCGGACGGACCGGACGGGCTGAGCGCGGTCGTCGACCAGGACGCGTACGTCTGGCGGAGCGAGTGGCGGGGGCTCGGGCTGCCGGGCGGCGTGCTGTACGAGCTCCACGTGGGGACGTACACGGGCGAGGGCACCTTCGACGCGGCGGCCGGACGGCTGGGCCATCTGGCGGAACTCGGCGTCACCCACGTGTCGCTGATGCCGGTCTGCCCCTTCCCCGGCACGCACGGCTGGGGGTACGAGGGCGTGTCGCTCTGGGCCGTCCACGAGCCGTACGGCGGACCCGAGGGGCTGAAGCGCTTTGTCGACACCGCGCACGGGCTGGGGCTGGCGGTGCTGCTGGACGTGGTCCACAACCATCTCGGTCCGTCCGGCAACTACCTCCCCGTGTTCGGCCCGTACTTCACCGAGACGCACCACACCCCGTGGGGCGCGGCGGTCAACCTCGACGCCCCCGGATCGGACGAGGTACGGGCGTACCTGCTGGGCAGTGCGCTGGCCTGGCTGCGCGACTACCGCCTCGACGGGCTGCGGCTGGACGCGGTGCACGCGCTCGCCGACACCCGGGCCCTGACCTACCTGGAGGAGCTGGCCGCCGGGGTGGACGCGCTGGCGGCCGAAGTGGGCAGGCCTCTGACGCTGATCGCCGAGTCCGACCTCTGCGACCCGCGCACGACGACGCCGCGCGCCTCGGGCGGGCTGGGTCTGCACGCCCAGTGGAACGACGACTTCCACCACGCGCTGCACACCGCGCTGACGGGTGAGGCGCAGGGCTACTACGCCGATTTCGCCGTCGCCCCGCTGGCCGCGCTGGCGAAGACGGTGACCCGGGCCTTCTTCCACGACGGCACGTACTCCACCTTCCGGGGGCGTACGCACGGCCGCCGGGTCGACGTGCACCGCACCCCGGCCCACCGGTTCGTCGGCTACGCCCAGACCCACGACCAGATCGGGAACCGCGCCCTCGGTGACCGGCTCGCCGCCTCCCTCTCCCCCGGGCTCCTGGCGTGCGCGGCGGTGCTGGTGCTGACCGGCCCCTTCACGCCGATGCTCTTCATGGGCGAGGAGTGGGGGGCGCGGACCCCGTGGCAGTTCTTCACCGACCACACCGATCCGGAGCTGGCCGAGGCCGTGCGCAACGGCCGGCGGCGGGAGTTCGGGGCGCACGGCTGGGCCGAGGAGGACATCCCCGACCCGCAGGACCCCGCGACGCGCGACCGCTCCTGCCTGGACTGGACCGAGCCGGAACGCGCTCCGCACGACCGGCTGCGGGCCTGGTACCGGGAGCTGATCGCGCTGCGGCGGGCCGTTCCCGACCTGTACGACCCGGACCTCGCCTCGGTGAAGGTCGCCTTCGACGAGGAGGCCCGCTGGCTGGCGCTGCGCCGGGGCGACGTGCGGATCGCGGTCAACCTCGCCGGCCGGCCCGTCGCGGTGCCCTGGGGCGGCGGGCACCACCGGGGCGGACCGGGGCGGGTCCTGGCGGCCTGGGAGCCCGTCGAGCCCCCGGGCCCGGACGGTCTGCTGAGGCTGCCCGCCGAATCCTGTGTGGTGCTCGGGACGACCTGA
- a CDS encoding aminopeptidase P family protein, translating into MSSPNPPEPFTADVYRTRMARAADAAAEAGLAGVLVAPGPDLVHLTGYQPVSTERLTLLVLTPGQEPVLVVPALEAPDAESATGAPALTLRDWTDARNPYEVAAPLLDAAGRYGISDNAWAMHLLGLQQFLPATSYASLTQALPMLRAVKDAAELERLAAAGAAADAAYEEILKVPFAGRRETEVSADLVELLIGFGHSQVDFAIVGSGPNGANPHHEAGDRVIQHGDMVVLDFGGLRYGYGSDTSRTVHVGEPTAEEQRVHDVVREAQAAGCAAVRPGAACQDVDRAARAVITEFGYGDRFIHRTGHGIGVTTHEPPYMIEGEEQPLVPGMCFSVEPGIYLPGRFGVRIEDIVTVTEDGGRRLNSTARELAVVA; encoded by the coding sequence ATGTCCAGCCCGAACCCGCCCGAGCCCTTCACCGCCGACGTCTACCGGACCCGGATGGCCCGCGCGGCCGACGCCGCCGCCGAGGCCGGGCTCGCCGGCGTCCTGGTGGCGCCCGGCCCCGACCTGGTGCACCTGACCGGTTACCAGCCCGTCAGCACCGAGCGCCTCACCCTCCTCGTCCTGACGCCCGGTCAGGAGCCGGTGCTGGTCGTCCCGGCCCTGGAGGCGCCCGACGCGGAGTCGGCGACCGGTGCCCCCGCCCTCACCCTGAGGGACTGGACCGACGCCAGGAATCCGTACGAGGTGGCCGCGCCCCTCCTCGACGCCGCCGGGCGGTACGGGATCAGCGACAACGCCTGGGCCATGCACCTGCTCGGGCTCCAGCAGTTCCTCCCCGCCACCTCCTACGCCTCGCTCACCCAGGCGCTGCCGATGCTGCGGGCCGTCAAGGACGCGGCGGAGCTGGAGCGCCTGGCGGCGGCGGGGGCGGCGGCCGACGCCGCCTACGAGGAGATCCTGAAGGTCCCCTTCGCCGGGCGCCGGGAGACCGAGGTCTCGGCGGACCTCGTGGAACTGCTCATCGGATTCGGGCACTCCCAGGTGGACTTCGCCATCGTCGGCTCCGGACCGAACGGCGCGAACCCGCACCACGAGGCCGGTGACCGGGTCATCCAGCACGGAGACATGGTGGTCCTCGACTTCGGGGGCCTGCGGTACGGCTACGGCTCCGACACCTCCCGTACGGTCCACGTCGGCGAACCCACCGCCGAGGAGCAGCGGGTCCACGACGTGGTGCGCGAGGCGCAGGCGGCCGGGTGCGCCGCGGTCCGGCCCGGCGCCGCCTGCCAGGACGTCGACCGGGCGGCCCGCGCGGTCATCACCGAGTTCGGCTACGGCGACCGGTTCATCCACCGCACCGGCCACGGCATCGGGGTCACCACCCACGAGCCGCCCTACATGATCGAGGGCGAGGAACAGCCGTTGGTGCCGGGGATGTGCTTCTCGGTGGAGCCGGGGATCTACCTGCCGGGGCGGTTCGGCGTGCGGATCGAGGACATCGTGACCGTCACCGAGGACGGCGGACGGCGGCTCAACTCCACCGCGCGCGAACTGGCCGTCGTCGCCTGA
- a CDS encoding GNAT family N-acetyltransferase — protein sequence MNAAGRAGDATAGAQTVDEYLRVWSRVDTDQDAWVVTSPDGGVAGYGHVVAEPHENRVHVDAYTHPAHQGAGIGTLLLERAEERAAALTAGADGPAHLVNYVYLDGASERLLRARGYRRTRVHQRMAIALDRPPAAPEWADGVTLRPCTGSAEELRAVHACVEDAFGDRWGRTPRPYEEWADDLLYDGFDPSLWLLAERSGHLAGAALCRFRDVEGRSAGEVGQLAVGREHRRLGIGRALLLSAFALFAERGAVSVGLDVDSESPTGAHLLYARAGMSVTVSIGQFERELPTGVRAEE from the coding sequence GTGAACGCGGCGGGCCGGGCCGGGGACGCCACGGCGGGGGCCCAGACCGTCGACGAGTACCTGCGCGTCTGGTCGCGTGTCGACACCGATCAGGATGCCTGGGTCGTGACCTCGCCGGACGGGGGCGTCGCCGGATACGGGCACGTGGTCGCCGAGCCGCACGAGAACCGGGTGCACGTCGACGCCTACACCCATCCCGCCCACCAGGGAGCGGGCATCGGCACGCTGCTGCTGGAGCGGGCGGAAGAGCGCGCCGCCGCGCTGACGGCCGGCGCGGACGGCCCGGCCCACCTGGTCAACTACGTGTATCTGGACGGCGCGTCGGAGCGGCTGCTGCGCGCCCGCGGCTACCGGCGCACGCGCGTCCACCAGCGGATGGCGATCGCCCTGGACCGTCCGCCCGCCGCACCCGAGTGGGCGGACGGCGTCACGCTGCGACCGTGCACCGGATCGGCCGAGGAGCTGCGCGCGGTGCACGCCTGCGTCGAGGACGCCTTCGGCGACCGGTGGGGGCGAACGCCCCGCCCGTACGAGGAGTGGGCCGACGACCTGCTGTACGACGGCTTCGATCCGTCGCTCTGGCTGCTCGCGGAGCGCTCCGGGCACCTCGCGGGTGCGGCACTGTGCCGTTTCCGCGACGTGGAGGGCCGATCCGCGGGCGAGGTCGGCCAGTTGGCCGTCGGCCGGGAGCACCGCCGGCTCGGGATCGGGCGCGCCCTGCTGCTGAGCGCTTTCGCCCTCTTCGCGGAGCGGGGCGCGGTCTCGGTCGGGCTGGACGTGGACAGCGAGAGCCCGACCGGCGCGCACCTCCTCTACGCGCGGGCCGGGATGTCGGTCACCGTCTCCATCGGCCAGTTCGAACGCGAACTGCCCACCGGGGTTCGCGCGGAGGAGTGA
- a CDS encoding MerR family transcriptional regulator, protein MDDTDALMSIGAFARRVGLAPSALRFYDDCDVLPPAHVDPATGYRYYSPGQERRALLVRRLREAGMPLTDASVVLGGSRDEARAVLEAHARRARETAVTAQSAIEEILRELPGGPRRTTARIGGAELAGAVRQVAPAVASGPAAAEFPVLGCVLLELDGQEVRLVATDRYRLAVRALRSFSGEGDPCAFLVGAEELREAAAWAAGLLDLRIEADRQSVRLLGAGTARDLATVDGTFPEYRPMLDGLPAARHRIIVDRAVLRAAVAGGVHDGPVVLRTRSGEQRLTVAFGDTVSATPAALCTGPSLRIAFDPAVLLPSLDAGVGPDILLEITGPDQPVVVRSADQGSFTTLVMPVHAPAEN, encoded by the coding sequence ATGGACGACACCGACGCGCTGATGAGCATCGGCGCCTTCGCACGCCGGGTGGGTCTGGCTCCGAGCGCCCTGCGCTTCTACGACGACTGCGACGTGCTTCCCCCGGCGCACGTGGATCCCGCGACCGGCTACCGCTACTACTCGCCGGGGCAGGAGCGCCGCGCGCTCCTGGTGCGGCGGCTGCGCGAAGCCGGGATGCCGCTCACCGACGCCTCGGTGGTCCTGGGCGGCAGCCGCGACGAGGCCCGTGCCGTACTCGAGGCGCACGCCAGAAGGGCGCGGGAGACCGCCGTGACCGCCCAGTCGGCGATCGAGGAGATCCTCCGGGAGCTGCCGGGCGGCCCGCGCCGGACGACGGCGCGGATCGGCGGAGCCGAACTCGCCGGAGCGGTCCGGCAGGTCGCCCCGGCGGTTGCGTCGGGGCCCGCCGCCGCGGAGTTCCCGGTACTCGGCTGCGTCCTGCTCGAACTCGACGGCCAGGAAGTACGGCTGGTGGCCACGGACCGCTACCGCCTCGCGGTCCGCGCCCTGCGCTCCTTCTCGGGTGAGGGCGATCCCTGTGCGTTCCTGGTCGGTGCCGAGGAGTTGAGGGAGGCCGCCGCCTGGGCCGCGGGGCTCCTGGACCTCCGGATCGAAGCGGACCGGCAGAGCGTGCGGCTCCTCGGTGCCGGGACGGCACGCGACCTCGCGACCGTCGACGGGACCTTTCCGGAGTACCGGCCGATGCTGGACGGCCTGCCGGCCGCGCGGCACCGCATCATCGTGGACCGGGCCGTCCTGCGCGCGGCGGTCGCCGGCGGTGTGCACGACGGCCCGGTCGTCCTGCGGACCCGGAGCGGGGAACAACGGCTCACCGTCGCCTTCGGCGACACGGTTTCCGCCACCCCGGCCGCTCTCTGCACCGGGCCGTCCCTGCGCATCGCCTTCGACCCGGCGGTTCTCCTGCCGTCGCTCGATGCGGGCGTGGGCCCCGACATCCTGCTGGAGATCACGGGGCCCGACCAGCCGGTAGTCGTCCGCTCCGCCGACCAGGGGAGCTTCACGACCCTGGTCATGCCGGTCCACGCCCCGGCGGAGAACTGA
- a CDS encoding nucleoside triphosphate hydrolase, which produces MDTYDLAPLAARARALIVPGRRRILGITGPPGAGKSTLAAALVEALDGAAVLVPMDGFHLAGAELERLGRAQRKGAPDTFDAAGYAALLRRLRDTADPAAVVEGSTADGETAEGQAAGGDTAEGSTAGGGTVYAPVFDRALEEPIAGSVAVGPGTPLVVTEGNYLLLDDGPWTPVRGLLDEVWYLEIDPEVRVRRLVDRHVRFGRPRPAAERWVTGCDEANARLVRAGRDRADLVVRPRTDEDVRSPWPESS; this is translated from the coding sequence ATGGACACGTACGACCTCGCTCCGCTCGCCGCCCGCGCCCGGGCGCTCATCGTCCCCGGCCGGCGCCGGATCCTGGGGATCACCGGGCCGCCCGGCGCCGGGAAGTCGACTCTCGCCGCCGCACTGGTGGAAGCACTGGACGGTGCGGCCGTACTCGTCCCCATGGACGGTTTCCACCTCGCCGGCGCCGAACTGGAACGGCTCGGGCGAGCGCAGCGCAAGGGCGCACCGGACACCTTCGACGCGGCCGGATACGCGGCGCTGCTGCGCCGCCTGCGCGACACGGCCGACCCGGCGGCGGTCGTCGAGGGGAGCACGGCCGACGGGGAGACGGCCGAGGGGCAGGCCGCCGGAGGCGACACGGCCGAGGGGAGCACGGCGGGAGGTGGGACGGTCTACGCCCCCGTCTTCGACCGCGCGCTGGAGGAACCGATCGCCGGCTCCGTCGCGGTGGGCCCCGGCACCCCGCTCGTCGTCACCGAGGGGAACTACCTCCTCCTCGACGACGGGCCGTGGACGCCGGTGCGCGGGCTTCTCGACGAGGTCTGGTACCTGGAGATCGATCCGGAGGTACGGGTACGGAGACTGGTCGACCGGCACGTACGGTTCGGCAGGCCCAGGCCGGCCGCCGAGCGGTGGGTGACGGGTTGCGACGAGGCGAACGCCCGGCTGGTCCGGGCCGGTCGCGACCGCGCCGACCTCGTCGTCCGGCCGCGAACCGATGAGGACGTCCGTTCCCCGTGGCCCGAGAGCTCGTAG
- a CDS encoding VOC family protein, protein MPYIALTTLVVHDYDEAIAFYRDAVGFELTEDTDRGDGSRWVVVTPRGAGPAGGGLLLARAKDDGQRAAVGAQTGGRVGFFLHTGDFAADHARMTAAGVRFLEEPRHEAYGSVAVFEDLYGNRWDLLQPA, encoded by the coding sequence ATGCCGTACATCGCCCTGACCACTCTGGTGGTCCACGACTACGACGAGGCCATCGCCTTCTACCGGGACGCCGTCGGGTTCGAACTGACCGAGGACACCGACCGGGGTGACGGGTCACGTTGGGTCGTCGTGACGCCGCGCGGCGCCGGCCCGGCGGGCGGTGGGCTGCTGCTGGCCCGCGCGAAGGACGACGGCCAGCGGGCGGCGGTCGGGGCGCAGACGGGTGGCCGGGTCGGCTTCTTCCTGCACACCGGAGACTTCGCGGCCGATCACGCGAGGATGACGGCGGCCGGGGTGCGGTTCCTGGAGGAGCCCCGGCACGAGGCGTACGGCTCGGTCGCGGTCTTCGAGGACCTGTACGGCAACCGCTGGGACCTGCTCCAGCCCGCGTGA